The Maylandia zebra isolate NMK-2024a linkage group LG4, Mzebra_GT3a, whole genome shotgun sequence genome includes a window with the following:
- the LOC105941469 gene encoding uncharacterized protein LOC105941469 isoform X1, whose product MFSVSIMWTQQRNFYLAIVSYLFISSSASADFNISLVEPARCYGRVEVYNSTSRGKLCDDSWVLNDAIVVCRELKCGKALAISQLVSFNSSKEEMWLADVNCSGRETSLMQCPHGRFGENGCERNKGVVVVCSETLQQPNISLASLDEVQVWGPNADAEITKGHSFVLTCFINSSINPSHFSLIFSNIPHIKPSVNNSASFSFPVAEYKHQGNYSCVYYITLESENLTSTESAPIHVVIKFPWLLLVYLVVPAAILLLLLVLMVVCLVIRRRRAKQREGHVQMQITATNRYEDEEEEEEEEEEEERDYVNVQPVDRNDTQEVDENKTDDHDYENMENEDNYIGCTLLSVSIEDRAEEDTDETSDGDNYENMKDEDNYKRSTPLSVSIEDRTEEDTDETSDDDNYENMKDEDNYIGCTLLSVSIEDRTEEDTDETSDGDNYENMKDEDNYKRSTPLSVSIEDRAEEDTDETSDDDDNYENMKDEDNYKGCTPLSVSIEDRTEEDTDETSDDDNYENMKDEDNYKGCTPLSVSIEDRAEEDTDKPSDDDDDDNENDYENVTEEYAEQTVDIYGEEQKFYQIF is encoded by the exons ATGTTTTCTGTCTCAATCATGTGGACACAGCAGAGAAACTTTTATCTGGCAATAG tcTCTTATCTCTTCATCTCATCTTCAGCTTCTGCAG ATTTTAACATCAGTTTAGTTGAGCCAGCTCGGTGCTATGGAAGAGTAGAAGTCTATAACAGCACCAGCAGGGGAAAACTCTGTGATGATTCCTGGGTCTTAAATGATGCTATAGTGGTCTGCAGAGAGTTGAAGTGTGGGAAGGCACTGGCAATCTCTCAGTTGGTCAGCTTTAATTCATCAAAAGAAGAAATGTGGCTTGCTGATGTAAACTGTTCGGGGCGAGAAACGTCTCTAATGCAGTGTCCTCATGGAAGATTTGGAGAAAATGGCTGTGAACGCAATAAGGGTGTGGTTGTTGTCTGTTCAG AGACCCTGCAGCAGCCCAACATCTCCCTGGCATCTCTTGATGAAGTACAGGTCTGGGGTCCTAATGCAGATGCAGAGATCACCAAGGGCCATAGCTTTGTCTTAACCTGCTTCATTAACTCAAGCATCAATCCAAGCCATTTCAGTCTGATCTTCTCCAACATCCCACACATCAAGCCATCTGTCAACAACTCAGCTTCCTTTAGTTTCCCTGTAGCTGAGTATAAACACCAGGGCAACTATAGCTGTGTGTATTACATAACTCTGGAATCAGAGAACTTAACTTCTACCGAGTCAGCACCGATTCATGTCGTCATCAAAT TTCCTTGGCTGCTGCTGGTCTATTTAGTAGTTCCTGCTGCGATCCTGCTGCTACTGCTGGTCTTGATGGTGGTGTGTCTGGTAATCAGGAGACGACGAGCAAAACAACGTGAAGGCCATGTCCAGATGCAAA TTACTGCCACAAATCGTTatgaagatgaggaggaggaggaggaggaggaggaggaagaggagagggactATGTGAATGTTCAACCAGTGGACAGAAACGACACACAAGAAGTggatgaaaacaaaactgatgATCATGATTATGAGAACATGGAGAATGAAGATAATTACATAGGATgcacactgctgtctgtgagTATAGAGGACAGAGCAGAGGAAGATACAGATGAAACCAGTGATGGTGATAATTATGAGAACATGAAGGATGAAGATAATTACAAAAGAAGCACACCTCTGTCTGTGAGTATagaggacagaacagaggaaGATACAGATGAAACCAGTGATGATGATAATTATGAGAACATGAAGGATGAAGATAATTACATAGGATgcacactgctgtctgtgagtatagaggacagaacagaggaaGATACAGATGAAACCAGTGATGGTGATAATTATGAGAACATGAAGGATGAAGATAATTACAAAAGAAGCACACCTCTGTCTGTGAGTATAGAGGACAGAGCAGAGGAAGATACAGATGAaaccagtgatgatgatgataattatGAGAACATGAAGGATGAAGATAATTACAAAGGATGCACACCACTGTCTGTGAGTATagaggacagaacagaggaaGACACAGATGAAACCAGTGATGATGATAATTATGAGAACATGAAGGATGAAGATAATTACAAAGGATGCACACCACTGTCTGTGAGTATAGAGGACAGAGCAGAGGAAGACACAGACAAacccagtgatgatgatgatgatgataatgaaaaCGACTATGAAAATGTAACGGAGGAATATGCTGAACAAACTGTAGACATTTATGGAGAGGAGCAGAAATTTTATCAAATCTTTTAG
- the LOC105941469 gene encoding uncharacterized protein LOC105941469 isoform X2 produces the protein MFSVSIMWTQQRNFYLAIVSYLFISSSASADFNISLVEPARCYGRVEVYNSTSRGKLCDDSWVLNDAIVVCRELKCGKALAISQLVSFNSSKEEMWLADVNCSGRETSLMQCPHGRFGENGCERNKETLQQPNISLASLDEVQVWGPNADAEITKGHSFVLTCFINSSINPSHFSLIFSNIPHIKPSVNNSASFSFPVAEYKHQGNYSCVYYITLESENLTSTESAPIHVVIKFPWLLLVYLVVPAAILLLLLVLMVVCLVIRRRRAKQREGHVQMQITATNRYEDEEEEEEEEEEEERDYVNVQPVDRNDTQEVDENKTDDHDYENMENEDNYIGCTLLSVSIEDRAEEDTDETSDGDNYENMKDEDNYKRSTPLSVSIEDRTEEDTDETSDDDNYENMKDEDNYIGCTLLSVSIEDRTEEDTDETSDGDNYENMKDEDNYKRSTPLSVSIEDRAEEDTDETSDDDDNYENMKDEDNYKGCTPLSVSIEDRTEEDTDETSDDDNYENMKDEDNYKGCTPLSVSIEDRAEEDTDKPSDDDDDDNENDYENVTEEYAEQTVDIYGEEQKFYQIF, from the exons ATGTTTTCTGTCTCAATCATGTGGACACAGCAGAGAAACTTTTATCTGGCAATAG tcTCTTATCTCTTCATCTCATCTTCAGCTTCTGCAG ATTTTAACATCAGTTTAGTTGAGCCAGCTCGGTGCTATGGAAGAGTAGAAGTCTATAACAGCACCAGCAGGGGAAAACTCTGTGATGATTCCTGGGTCTTAAATGATGCTATAGTGGTCTGCAGAGAGTTGAAGTGTGGGAAGGCACTGGCAATCTCTCAGTTGGTCAGCTTTAATTCATCAAAAGAAGAAATGTGGCTTGCTGATGTAAACTGTTCGGGGCGAGAAACGTCTCTAATGCAGTGTCCTCATGGAAGATTTGGAGAAAATGGCTGTGAACGCAATAAGG AGACCCTGCAGCAGCCCAACATCTCCCTGGCATCTCTTGATGAAGTACAGGTCTGGGGTCCTAATGCAGATGCAGAGATCACCAAGGGCCATAGCTTTGTCTTAACCTGCTTCATTAACTCAAGCATCAATCCAAGCCATTTCAGTCTGATCTTCTCCAACATCCCACACATCAAGCCATCTGTCAACAACTCAGCTTCCTTTAGTTTCCCTGTAGCTGAGTATAAACACCAGGGCAACTATAGCTGTGTGTATTACATAACTCTGGAATCAGAGAACTTAACTTCTACCGAGTCAGCACCGATTCATGTCGTCATCAAAT TTCCTTGGCTGCTGCTGGTCTATTTAGTAGTTCCTGCTGCGATCCTGCTGCTACTGCTGGTCTTGATGGTGGTGTGTCTGGTAATCAGGAGACGACGAGCAAAACAACGTGAAGGCCATGTCCAGATGCAAA TTACTGCCACAAATCGTTatgaagatgaggaggaggaggaggaggaggaggaggaagaggagagggactATGTGAATGTTCAACCAGTGGACAGAAACGACACACAAGAAGTggatgaaaacaaaactgatgATCATGATTATGAGAACATGGAGAATGAAGATAATTACATAGGATgcacactgctgtctgtgagTATAGAGGACAGAGCAGAGGAAGATACAGATGAAACCAGTGATGGTGATAATTATGAGAACATGAAGGATGAAGATAATTACAAAAGAAGCACACCTCTGTCTGTGAGTATagaggacagaacagaggaaGATACAGATGAAACCAGTGATGATGATAATTATGAGAACATGAAGGATGAAGATAATTACATAGGATgcacactgctgtctgtgagtatagaggacagaacagaggaaGATACAGATGAAACCAGTGATGGTGATAATTATGAGAACATGAAGGATGAAGATAATTACAAAAGAAGCACACCTCTGTCTGTGAGTATAGAGGACAGAGCAGAGGAAGATACAGATGAaaccagtgatgatgatgataattatGAGAACATGAAGGATGAAGATAATTACAAAGGATGCACACCACTGTCTGTGAGTATagaggacagaacagaggaaGACACAGATGAAACCAGTGATGATGATAATTATGAGAACATGAAGGATGAAGATAATTACAAAGGATGCACACCACTGTCTGTGAGTATAGAGGACAGAGCAGAGGAAGACACAGACAAacccagtgatgatgatgatgatgataatgaaaaCGACTATGAAAATGTAACGGAGGAATATGCTGAACAAACTGTAGACATTTATGGAGAGGAGCAGAAATTTTATCAAATCTTTTAG